A genomic window from Armatimonadota bacterium includes:
- a CDS encoding ABC transporter permease: MHRYVLRRLTVMVPILLGITVVSYVIMSLTPGDPVQMLISPSMSAEDMAIRRKALGLDQPVHIRYVKWLGELVRGNLGYSFSSGAPVTRRVGERIIPTLKLTGTALLLSYLIGIPVGVVAATRRYSTTDYLVTVITFLGISLPTFFLGLAGIYIFALRLRWLPVGGTMTLGGEGGFLDGLHHLILPAGVLAVAGAGVVARYVRSSLLEVLGQDYVRTARAKGLAEALVLRRHALRNALIPVITLAGLQIPALLAGAVITEQVFEWPGMGRLTIEAINQRDYPVMMAITLITAVLVAAGNLLADIAYAAADPRIHYE; this comes from the coding sequence ATGCACCGCTACGTGCTGCGCCGGCTGACCGTCATGGTGCCGATCCTGCTGGGCATCACCGTGGTCAGCTACGTCATCATGTCCCTCACCCCCGGCGATCCGGTGCAGATGCTGATCAGCCCCAGCATGAGCGCGGAGGACATGGCGATCCGGCGGAAGGCTCTGGGGCTGGACCAGCCGGTGCACATTCGGTACGTGAAGTGGCTGGGGGAGCTGGTGCGGGGCAACCTCGGCTACTCCTTCAGCAGCGGCGCACCGGTGACCCGGAGGGTCGGGGAGCGCATCATCCCCACCCTCAAGCTCACGGGCACGGCGCTGCTGCTCTCCTACCTGATCGGCATCCCGGTCGGGGTGGTCGCGGCGACCAGGCGCTACAGCACGACCGACTACCTGGTGACGGTCATCACCTTCTTGGGGATCAGCCTGCCCACGTTCTTCCTGGGGCTGGCCGGGATCTACATCTTCGCCCTGCGGCTGAGGTGGCTGCCGGTGGGCGGGACGATGACCCTCGGCGGAGAGGGCGGATTCCTGGACGGGCTGCACCACCTCATCCTTCCGGCCGGCGTCCTGGCCGTGGCCGGCGCCGGGGTGGTGGCCCGGTACGTGCGGAGCAGCCTGCTGGAGGTGCTGGGACAGGACTACGTGCGCACGGCGCGGGCCAAGGGGCTGGCCGAAGCGCTGGTGTTGCGCCGGCACGCCCTGCGCAACGCCCTGATCCCGGTGATCACGCTGGCCGGGCTGCAGATCCCGGCCCTGCTGGCCGGCGCCGTGATCACCGAGCAGGTCTTCGAATGGCCGGGGATGGGGCGGCTGACCATCGAGGCCATCAACCAGCGCGACTATCCCGTGATGATGGCGATCACGCTCATCACGGCGGTCCTGGTCGCCGCCGGCAATCTGCTGGCCGACATCGCCTACGCCGCGGCCGATCCGCGCATCCACTATGAGTGA